The Peribacillus simplex genome contains a region encoding:
- a CDS encoding amino acid permease, translating to MEKNKLHRELSSSQITMIAMGCAIGTGLFLGSGLAISTAGPSVLISYAIGAFIVLLLMGCLAEMTVAHPTSGSFGTIAEKYISPFAGFVVRYSYWIANVLAIGVEVSAIAVYMKYWFPDVPGSVWIFLFAALLIYVNATSVNTFGNFEYVFSMIKISAIVIFILLGAYVVIGAEPSSGIGVENFAKDGGFMPFGFWGLWVAIFISLFSFLGTELIAVTAGEAKDPDIAVPKALKATVFRLATFYVLTIGIMLMIVPWQSAGIDKSPFVRVMEILNVPGASGIMNFIILTAAISAMNSQLYASTRMIFSLSEQKQAPALFQKVSNKGVPVRALLISTLGIFLAAGVKVLLPDTSYAFMMGISMFGAIFTWFMVFISHLFFRKRWEKSGRKLPVKMYGFPYLTILGAFLLFALTVSTWFTGPFKIVLQFGVPWLIFLCIVYVLMSKIKRM from the coding sequence ATGGAGAAAAATAAGCTGCATCGTGAATTATCATCGAGTCAAATCACAATGATTGCCATGGGGTGTGCGATTGGCACCGGATTATTTTTGGGGAGCGGCCTTGCAATTTCTACGGCAGGTCCAAGTGTACTCATCAGCTATGCAATTGGTGCATTCATTGTCCTTCTGCTGATGGGCTGTTTGGCGGAAATGACTGTAGCCCATCCAACTTCGGGATCTTTTGGAACCATTGCTGAAAAATATATAAGTCCATTTGCGGGTTTTGTTGTGAGATATTCATATTGGATAGCGAATGTCCTTGCCATAGGTGTCGAAGTGAGTGCCATCGCTGTTTATATGAAATATTGGTTCCCGGATGTACCTGGGAGCGTTTGGATCTTCCTTTTTGCTGCACTGCTAATCTATGTAAATGCGACGAGTGTCAATACATTCGGGAATTTTGAATATGTATTTTCCATGATCAAAATCAGTGCCATTGTCATTTTCATACTACTGGGCGCCTACGTGGTGATTGGCGCCGAACCTTCAAGCGGGATTGGTGTAGAGAACTTTGCCAAAGATGGCGGTTTTATGCCTTTCGGTTTTTGGGGGCTCTGGGTCGCCATATTCATTTCTCTCTTCAGCTTTTTAGGAACTGAGTTGATTGCCGTGACGGCGGGGGAAGCAAAGGATCCGGATATTGCCGTCCCTAAAGCATTGAAGGCGACTGTCTTCAGGCTTGCCACTTTTTATGTACTGACAATCGGGATCATGTTAATGATTGTTCCCTGGCAATCGGCCGGTATTGATAAAAGCCCATTTGTTAGGGTAATGGAAATCCTGAATGTTCCCGGGGCATCGGGGATCATGAATTTCATTATTTTAACCGCTGCAATATCTGCAATGAACAGTCAATTATATGCCTCCACCAGAATGATATTTTCATTATCCGAGCAGAAGCAGGCTCCAGCCCTATTTCAAAAAGTGAGCAATAAAGGAGTCCCGGTAAGAGCCCTTCTCATATCCACTTTGGGCATATTTCTTGCTGCAGGAGTAAAGGTCCTGCTTCCTGATACTTCATATGCATTCATGATGGGCATATCGATGTTTGGAGCCATTTTTACCTGGTTCATGGTGTTCATTTCCCACTTGTTTTTCAGAAAAAGGTGGGAGAAATCAGGGCGCAAATTACCGGTTAAAATGTATGGATTTCCATATCTAACGATTCTTGGTGCATTTCTTTTGTTTGCTTTGACGGTATCCACCTGGTTCACTGGCCCGTTTAAAATTGTACTCCAGTTCGGTGTACCATGGCTGATCTTTCTTTGCATCGTATACGTATTGATGTCGAAAATCAAAAGAATGTAA
- the nadD gene encoding nicotinate (nicotinamide) nucleotide adenylyltransferase: protein MGKIGVYGSSFDPVTNVHLWTASTIAHRAKLDKVIFLPCANGRIDKQMKTSNEHRWEMLNLAIGGNPLFEVSDYEINERAGTSKQYTWYTMEYFKSRFPKDEVYFIMGADLLEDIDNQDLPVHLRWKFREKLIANHKFIVMARDGIDMLKIISKSPLLRNYDDGNTFHLIDKGLSMEISSTYIRDEFAMGGEPRYLLPDQCYQYIVDNKLYHKASNP from the coding sequence ATGGGCAAAATTGGAGTTTATGGATCTTCCTTCGATCCGGTCACGAATGTGCATTTATGGACAGCATCGACCATTGCGCATCGTGCTAAGCTAGACAAGGTGATTTTTTTGCCTTGTGCAAATGGCCGTATCGATAAACAGATGAAAACGAGCAATGAACATCGTTGGGAAATGCTAAATTTGGCAATAGGAGGCAACCCGCTATTCGAAGTTAGTGATTATGAAATCAATGAACGCGCCGGAACGAGTAAACAATATACTTGGTATACGATGGAATATTTTAAATCCCGATTTCCAAAGGACGAAGTTTATTTCATAATGGGTGCAGATTTACTTGAAGATATTGATAATCAAGATTTACCGGTACACTTACGATGGAAATTCAGGGAGAAATTGATTGCCAATCATAAATTCATCGTCATGGCAAGGGATGGGATCGATATGCTGAAAATCATATCCAAAAGTCCATTGCTAAGAAATTATGATGATGGCAATACATTTCACCTTATAGATAAAGGTCTTTCCATGGAAATCAGTTCTACATATATAAGGGATGAATTCGCGATGGGCGGGGAACCAAGATATTTACTGCCTGATCAGTGTTATCAGTATATCGTGGATAATAAGCTGTATCATAAAGCATCTAATCCATAA
- a CDS encoding aldose 1-epimerase has product MKGYIEDITFLNEKAIKFGNEKVEAILAPSLGSNLLSLKYKHKDIELLRTPESVEEYNKAPVLYGMPILFPPNRIEDGQFTYKGTEYKFPINEMKKSNHIHGFLHDKPWQVCKKEVNGKAIVIHTEFSSSDFDLKGSFPQDITVNMSFSLKAEILEIQLEITNKGIEPFPWGAGYHTVFNFPFGPGSNLEDCRISLPVNKHWELNERSLPTGAIHETANTLEIQNGISLDGRLFDDLFGYDEERALENECILTDQEAGVQVIYHGDQHFKFWVLFNQEGFVCPEPYTWVTNAPNLDLSAKMTGLRELCSGETVQLKTRLIMKDI; this is encoded by the coding sequence GTGAAAGGTTATATTGAAGATATCACTTTTTTAAATGAAAAGGCCATAAAGTTCGGCAATGAAAAAGTTGAAGCGATACTTGCGCCATCTTTAGGAAGCAATCTGCTTTCGTTGAAGTACAAGCATAAGGATATTGAGTTGCTGCGCACTCCGGAAAGTGTGGAAGAGTATAATAAAGCCCCCGTTTTGTATGGAATGCCAATCCTGTTTCCTCCTAATCGAATTGAAGATGGTCAATTTACATATAAGGGGACTGAGTATAAGTTTCCAATCAATGAAATGAAAAAATCCAATCATATTCATGGTTTTTTGCATGACAAGCCGTGGCAGGTCTGCAAAAAGGAAGTGAACGGGAAAGCGATCGTCATTCATACTGAATTTTCAAGCAGCGATTTTGATCTAAAAGGTAGCTTTCCGCAAGATATCACTGTGAATATGTCTTTCTCTTTAAAGGCAGAAATATTGGAAATACAATTGGAAATCACCAACAAGGGCATTGAACCCTTTCCGTGGGGAGCAGGTTATCACACTGTATTCAATTTTCCATTTGGACCAGGGAGTAACTTGGAGGATTGCAGAATATCTCTTCCTGTCAATAAACATTGGGAATTGAATGAAAGGTCATTGCCCACTGGTGCAATTCATGAAACGGCCAATACATTGGAAATCCAAAACGGTATTAGCTTGGATGGCAGGCTATTTGATGACCTATTTGGCTATGATGAGGAAAGAGCGCTGGAAAACGAGTGCATACTCACTGACCAAGAAGCTGGCGTACAGGTCATCTATCATGGCGATCAACATTTTAAGTTTTGGGTATTGTTCAACCAGGAAGGTTTCGTCTGTCCTGAACCATATACATGGGTAACGAATGCCCCTAATTTGGATTTGTCTGCAAAAATGACTGGATTGAGGGAGTTATGCTCAGGGGAAACGGTTCAGCTGAAAACTAGATTGATTATGAAAGATATATAA
- a CDS encoding PcsB-like coiled-coil domain-containing protein, with protein sequence MSLKKKLIVLNTTIMLGLGSAFAIPSVKAESISDIQSQRTGIQSDISEAEQVIQELKKEQTKMNAQIAQIESAMKENDQKIKDTKQEIKDTEKDIDSLKKEIKALEERIAKREEVLKERARSFQESGGDVEYLEVVLGSKSFGEFVNRVGAVATIVEADQQILSEQEADKADLEKKQATVEKKLQSLKDMEVELKGMQSQIKDQKAETVNMKAKIEEKESETEAVKQALENKDAGLEAQIASIRENIKKEEERKASEKADLDRAADEVNSSNASSEGSSSSSSKESSSSSKAESSASSSSKGESSSNSSENSSSDKPAAASKPAASKTETSSKPSSANTGSAITAGYKYIGNSTYKFGGGRTASDIANGLFDCSGFVAWAYKQAGVNLPASTDALKSAGRQVSSSQKQPGDLVFFNTYKTDGHVGIYVGGGKFIGSQSSTGVAIANMASGYWADKFNGRVVRVN encoded by the coding sequence ATGAGTTTGAAGAAAAAACTTATCGTATTGAACACGACAATTATGCTTGGCTTAGGAAGCGCTTTTGCCATACCATCTGTAAAAGCTGAATCCATCTCGGATATTCAATCACAACGCACAGGAATACAATCAGATATTTCAGAGGCAGAACAAGTTATTCAGGAATTGAAAAAAGAACAAACGAAGATGAATGCCCAAATTGCCCAGATAGAATCGGCAATGAAAGAAAATGACCAAAAAATCAAAGATACTAAACAAGAAATTAAAGACACCGAAAAAGACATAGATTCTTTAAAGAAAGAAATTAAAGCTTTGGAAGAAAGAATCGCAAAACGCGAGGAAGTCTTGAAAGAGCGCGCGCGTTCTTTCCAAGAGAGCGGCGGGGATGTTGAGTACCTAGAAGTTGTTTTAGGTTCTAAAAGCTTTGGTGAATTCGTTAATCGTGTTGGAGCGGTAGCCACTATCGTGGAAGCTGACCAACAGATTCTTAGCGAACAGGAAGCGGATAAAGCTGACTTAGAAAAAAAACAAGCGACTGTTGAGAAAAAATTGCAAAGCCTAAAGGATATGGAAGTAGAGCTTAAAGGCATGCAATCTCAAATTAAAGATCAAAAAGCTGAAACTGTCAATATGAAGGCTAAGATTGAAGAGAAAGAATCGGAAACAGAGGCCGTAAAACAAGCTTTAGAGAATAAAGATGCCGGTTTAGAAGCACAAATTGCCTCCATTCGTGAAAATATCAAAAAAGAGGAAGAGCGTAAAGCATCAGAAAAAGCAGATCTTGACCGTGCTGCTGATGAAGTTAATTCTTCAAATGCTTCTAGTGAAGGATCATCAAGTTCTTCTAGTAAAGAATCATCAAGTTCTTCTAAAGCTGAATCGTCAGCATCTAGTTCGTCTAAAGGTGAATCATCATCAAATTCATCTGAAAACAGTTCTTCTGATAAACCTGCAGCAGCTAGTAAGCCTGCAGCCAGTAAAACTGAAACATCAAGCAAGCCTAGCAGTGCAAATACAGGCTCTGCAATTACAGCAGGTTATAAATATATCGGTAACTCCACATATAAATTTGGTGGCGGAAGAACGGCATCCGATATCGCTAATGGTCTTTTCGATTGTTCAGGATTCGTTGCATGGGCTTATAAACAAGCTGGTGTGAACCTTCCAGCCAGTACGGATGCATTGAAAAGTGCAGGACGTCAAGTATCTAGTAGTCAAAAACAACCTGGAGATTTAGTGTTCTTCAATACCTACAAAACTGATGGGCATGTCGGTATTTATGTCGGCGGCGGCAAATTTATCGGTTCCCAAAGTTCAACAGGTGTTGCGATCGCCAATATGGCAAGCGGATATTGGGCAGATAAATTCAACGGCCGTGTCGTTCGTGTAAACTAA
- a CDS encoding sulfate ABC transporter substrate-binding protein, with amino-acid sequence MKKLMLLTSLILSFGVLAGCNSEKTEGEGTSKSVELLNVSYDPTRELYQEFNEAFVKHWKEESGQDVTIQQSHGGSGKQGRAVIDGLEADVVTLALAYDIDAIYEASNLLAKDWQKRLPENSTPYTSTIVFLVKKDNPKGIKDWDDLIKKDVSVITPNPKTSGGARWNYLAAWAYAEKNFDNDETKVKDFMKKLYQNVEVLDSGARGATTTFVERGIGDVLIAWENEAYLTLEEFGDDKYEIVNPSISILAEPPVAVVDEVVDKKGTKEVAEAYLKYLYTVTGQEIAAKNFYRPRDEKVLAEYEDQFAKIDMVTVEDTFGGWKKAQETHFNDGGTFDEIYQQ; translated from the coding sequence ATGAAAAAGTTGATGTTATTGACAAGTTTGATTTTATCCTTCGGTGTACTTGCTGGATGCAACTCGGAAAAAACGGAAGGGGAAGGGACATCAAAGTCAGTCGAGCTTTTGAATGTTTCATATGATCCGACACGGGAATTGTACCAGGAATTCAATGAAGCGTTCGTGAAGCATTGGAAAGAAGAATCCGGTCAAGATGTAACGATTCAACAATCACATGGCGGATCGGGTAAACAGGGCAGGGCCGTTATTGATGGATTGGAAGCGGATGTCGTTACATTGGCATTGGCTTATGATATTGATGCCATTTATGAAGCTAGTAACCTATTAGCGAAGGATTGGCAAAAACGTTTACCGGAAAACTCGACACCATACACATCAACGATTGTGTTTTTGGTGAAAAAAGATAACCCTAAAGGCATTAAAGATTGGGATGATCTTATTAAAAAGGATGTATCCGTCATAACACCAAATCCGAAGACAAGCGGAGGGGCAAGGTGGAATTATCTGGCTGCCTGGGCTTATGCGGAGAAGAATTTCGATAATGACGAAACAAAAGTGAAGGATTTCATGAAAAAACTTTATCAGAATGTTGAAGTCCTGGATTCAGGGGCCCGCGGTGCAACCACCACTTTTGTAGAAAGGGGAATTGGTGACGTACTTATCGCTTGGGAGAACGAAGCCTATTTAACACTGGAAGAATTCGGTGATGACAAATATGAAATCGTTAATCCTTCAATCAGTATATTAGCAGAGCCACCAGTAGCTGTTGTTGATGAAGTCGTTGACAAAAAAGGAACAAAGGAAGTGGCTGAAGCTTACCTGAAATACCTATATACGGTTACCGGTCAGGAAATTGCCGCGAAAAACTTCTATCGTCCAAGGGATGAGAAGGTTCTAGCTGAATACGAAGACCAATTTGCAAAAATCGATATGGTGACTGTTGAAGATACGTTTGGCGGTTGGAAAAAGGCCCAGGAAACACATTTTAATGATGGCGGTACATTTGACGAGATTTATCAACAGTAA
- the cysT gene encoding sulfate ABC transporter permease subunit CysT, producing MNIVTEGKQTKKRTIPGFGLTMGFTLLYLSIIVLIPLSMVFLNTFSMGLHDFWATITEPRVVASYKLSFMTALTAAFVNAVFGVLIAWVLTRYEFPGKRIIDGLVDLPFALPTAVAGITLTTLYSPNGWIGQFFGFKIAFTPAGIIIALIFIGLPFVVRMVQPVLENIEKGMEEASASLGANRMQTFIKIIFPELIPAILTGFALSFARALGEYGSVVFIAGNMPFKTEISPLIIMTKLEQYDYEGATAVAAVMLMITFIILFTINILQWWTGKRYSGK from the coding sequence ATGAATATAGTGACAGAAGGTAAACAGACGAAAAAGAGGACCATACCCGGTTTTGGCTTGACGATGGGTTTTACGTTGCTGTATCTCTCCATCATCGTTTTGATCCCGTTATCCATGGTTTTTCTAAACACATTTTCAATGGGGCTTCACGACTTTTGGGCGACCATCACTGAGCCGAGGGTTGTTGCTTCGTATAAATTGAGTTTCATGACAGCGTTAACTGCGGCCTTTGTGAACGCAGTTTTTGGTGTGTTAATTGCCTGGGTGCTCACTCGTTATGAGTTTCCCGGCAAACGGATCATCGATGGACTGGTGGATTTGCCTTTTGCCCTCCCGACTGCCGTGGCAGGAATTACTTTGACCACCTTGTACTCACCGAACGGATGGATCGGGCAATTTTTCGGGTTTAAAATCGCTTTCACTCCTGCCGGGATCATCATCGCCCTAATATTCATCGGTCTTCCATTCGTGGTGCGGATGGTCCAACCGGTGCTTGAAAATATCGAAAAAGGGATGGAAGAAGCTTCTGCTTCTTTAGGGGCGAACCGAATGCAGACATTCATTAAAATTATTTTCCCTGAATTGATTCCAGCGATATTGACGGGTTTTGCACTTTCGTTTGCGAGGGCACTTGGAGAGTATGGTTCCGTTGTCTTCATTGCCGGAAATATGCCGTTCAAAACGGAGATTTCCCCGCTGATCATCATGACAAAGCTTGAACAATATGATTATGAAGGGGCAACAGCTGTTGCTGCCGTCATGCTCATGATTACATTTATAATTTTGTTCACCATCAATATCTTGCAATGGTGGACCGGCAAAAGATATTCAGGGAAGTAG
- a CDS encoding sulfate/molybdate ABC transporter ATP-binding protein, whose protein sequence is MSIIIENVTKYYGSYQALQNINLEIKSGELVALLGPSGSGKTSLLRIIAGLEQAENGKILFNEENYTHKHVKDRNVGFVFQHYALFRNMTIFDNIAYGLKVRPRKIRPSKNVIGQKVTELLQLVKLEGYKDRYPSQLSGGQRQRVALARALAVEPNILLLDEPFGALDAKVRKELRRWLRRLHDEFNVTSVFVTHDQEEAMDVADRVVIMNEGKIEQIGTPEEVYDHPENPFVYDFLGSVNLLKGNVHKGKLVTGNVEMNAPDIEDGMGTGYVRNHNFIIEREPSERDSIASIIDHIHTIGPIVRIEVIRQDTNEPLEIELTKDQYLNLGISKGERVYVRPKELRVFVDFMAGI, encoded by the coding sequence ATGAGTATCATCATTGAAAATGTTACAAAATATTACGGGTCCTATCAAGCACTTCAAAACATCAATTTGGAGATAAAGAGCGGTGAACTCGTAGCCCTCCTCGGCCCTTCCGGATCGGGAAAAACGTCATTACTGCGTATCATCGCCGGTCTTGAACAAGCAGAAAACGGGAAGATCCTCTTCAATGAAGAGAATTATACGCATAAACATGTAAAAGATCGAAATGTGGGTTTCGTCTTTCAGCATTATGCCCTTTTTCGTAATATGACGATTTTTGATAATATCGCCTATGGATTAAAGGTCCGCCCTAGAAAAATAAGGCCCAGTAAAAACGTTATTGGACAAAAGGTCACCGAATTGCTTCAGCTTGTCAAGTTGGAAGGATATAAAGATCGTTATCCATCCCAATTATCAGGCGGCCAGCGCCAGCGTGTCGCATTGGCAAGGGCACTTGCGGTTGAACCGAATATCCTTTTGCTTGATGAACCATTCGGGGCATTGGATGCCAAGGTTCGCAAAGAACTTCGGCGTTGGCTAAGAAGACTTCACGATGAATTCAATGTTACAAGTGTGTTCGTGACGCATGATCAAGAAGAGGCGATGGATGTTGCCGATCGGGTCGTAATCATGAATGAAGGGAAAATTGAACAGATTGGAACTCCGGAAGAAGTATATGATCACCCTGAAAATCCCTTTGTTTATGATTTTCTCGGCAGTGTCAATCTATTGAAGGGCAACGTCCATAAAGGGAAATTGGTAACTGGGAATGTGGAAATGAATGCACCGGACATTGAAGATGGAATGGGCACTGGTTATGTAAGGAATCATAACTTCATCATAGAAAGAGAACCATCGGAAAGGGACTCGATTGCATCCATCATTGACCATATCCATACAATTGGCCCCATCGTCCGGATTGAAGTCATTCGTCAGGATACAAACGAACCGCTGGAAATCGAACTGACGAAAGATCAATATTTGAATCTAGGAATAAGCAAAGGGGAAAGGGTATATGTCCGCCCGAAAGAATTGAGAGTTTTTGTCGACTTTATGGCTGGGATTTAA
- a CDS encoding YxcD family protein, with translation MERLKISEQDIINAVCVYIARKKQVQPNEVEVELMYDDDYGFSAEAFVDGRKQVLITINLIEALRLWLDEYMNKDPYSGIELVLDDEEGIVALVSESNR, from the coding sequence ATGGAGAGGCTAAAGATTTCCGAACAAGATATCATCAATGCGGTTTGTGTTTACATTGCCCGTAAAAAGCAGGTACAACCTAATGAGGTAGAAGTGGAGTTAATGTATGATGATGATTATGGCTTTTCGGCGGAAGCGTTCGTCGATGGCCGGAAACAAGTGTTAATTACCATCAACTTGATAGAAGCGCTTCGCTTATGGCTGGATGAATATATGAATAAAGATCCATACTCGGGTATTGAACTTGTTTTGGATGATGAAGAAGGCATAGTGGCTTTAGTAAGTGAAAGTAATAGATAA
- the cysW gene encoding sulfate ABC transporter permease subunit CysW, with the protein MEHGNSVVAKTKHPVSITRNATKEPKSIQWVLISIVLLFLTLFLVVPLIAIFVKAFEKGAEAYFAAIAHPDSLAAIKLTLIVVLITLPLNAIFGVVAAWTITKYDFKGKNFLITLIDLPFSVSPVIAGLIFVLLFGLHGTFGPLLQSFDIKVIFSIPGIVIASIFITFPFIARELIPLMQSQGTSEEEASLTLGAGGFKTFWYVTLPNIKWGLLYGVILCNARTIGEFGAVSVVSGHIRGMTNTMPLHIEILYNEYQFSAAFAVASLMSIFAIMTLIIKSFIEWKTDFKSTKAS; encoded by the coding sequence ATGGAACATGGTAATTCAGTTGTTGCTAAAACGAAGCACCCAGTCAGCATTACGAGAAACGCAACAAAAGAGCCTAAATCGATACAATGGGTCCTTATCTCCATTGTTTTGCTATTTTTGACTTTATTTTTAGTTGTCCCATTAATCGCAATCTTTGTAAAAGCTTTTGAAAAAGGTGCAGAAGCTTATTTTGCGGCCATTGCCCATCCTGATTCCTTGGCTGCGATTAAGTTAACATTGATTGTTGTCCTCATCACCTTGCCACTTAATGCCATATTCGGGGTTGTGGCTGCGTGGACCATAACAAAATATGATTTCAAGGGAAAAAACTTCTTAATAACACTGATAGATTTGCCTTTTTCCGTATCACCCGTCATTGCCGGGCTGATATTCGTCCTTCTGTTTGGCTTACATGGAACATTTGGTCCACTGCTGCAATCCTTTGACATTAAAGTGATTTTTTCAATACCAGGGATTGTCATCGCCTCCATTTTCATCACCTTCCCATTCATTGCACGCGAATTGATCCCGCTCATGCAAAGTCAGGGGACGTCTGAAGAAGAGGCCTCACTCACGCTGGGTGCTGGAGGGTTTAAGACATTTTGGTATGTGACGCTTCCCAATATAAAATGGGGACTACTATATGGAGTCATCCTTTGCAATGCAAGGACAATCGGGGAGTTTGGAGCTGTATCGGTCGTATCGGGCCATATACGTGGCATGACAAACACGATGCCGCTTCATATTGAAATCTTATACAATGAATATCAATTTTCGGCTGCTTTTGCCGTTGCATCCCTGATGTCCATCTTTGCAATCATGACCTTGATCATTAAAAGTTTCATTGAATGGAAAACGGACTTTAAATCGACCAAAGCGAGTTAG
- the kynA gene encoding tryptophan 2,3-dioxygenase, which produces MDKGPRDEHRLEESMVIDFEKDMSYGDYLHLNQILSSQHRLSGHHDEMLFIIIHQTSELWMKLVLHELTAATALIEAGRLEPSFKMLSRVARIQQQLVQSWNVLSTLTPSDYMEFREKLGNSSGFQSFQNRLIEFAMGQKNSQILAVFRHKTELYESMMAALNKPSIYDAAIGALAARGLPIDQSVRNRDWSVIYQENASVENAWLTVYHDVHKYWDLYELAEKLVDIGSQQQFWRFNHMSTVERIIGNKKGTGGSSGVSYLKKVVEQPFFPELWTLRTKL; this is translated from the coding sequence ATGGATAAGGGTCCAAGAGATGAACACCGTTTGGAAGAAAGTATGGTAATTGATTTTGAAAAAGATATGTCCTATGGGGACTACCTTCATTTAAACCAAATATTATCAAGTCAGCATCGGCTTTCCGGTCATCACGATGAAATGTTGTTCATCATCATTCACCAAACAAGTGAATTATGGATGAAATTGGTCCTCCATGAATTGACTGCAGCAACAGCCCTTATTGAGGCAGGACGATTGGAGCCTTCCTTTAAGATGCTATCCCGAGTGGCCAGGATCCAGCAGCAACTTGTTCAATCCTGGAATGTGCTTTCGACCTTGACGCCATCCGATTATATGGAATTCCGGGAGAAACTAGGAAACTCTTCAGGGTTTCAATCATTTCAGAACAGGTTGATAGAATTTGCAATGGGTCAAAAGAATTCACAAATATTGGCCGTTTTCCGTCATAAAACAGAGCTTTATGAGTCGATGATGGCAGCCTTGAATAAACCTAGTATTTATGATGCGGCCATAGGGGCTTTGGCTGCAAGAGGGCTTCCCATTGATCAATCTGTCCGAAACAGGGATTGGTCTGTAATTTATCAGGAAAATGCAAGTGTTGAAAACGCGTGGCTGACAGTTTACCATGATGTGCATAAATACTGGGATTTGTATGAGTTGGCCGAAAAGCTCGTTGATATTGGAAGTCAACAACAATTCTGGAGATTCAATCATATGAGCACCGTTGAACGGATCATCGGTAATAAAAAGGGAACTGGCGGATCGTCCGGTGTAAGTTATCTGAAGAAAGTGGTCGAACAGCCATTTTTTCCTGAGCTTTGGACATTAAGGACCAAACTGTAA